The stretch of DNA CTGTCATGGTGGATGAGGGAGGTCTTGCCGTGCTTTATCTCCCCGGCGTGGGTCACCGTCCCCCCGTAAGCGTACCCGATGCACTGGTGCCCCAGGCACACCCCGAGTATCGGCGTTCTTTCCCCGAAGCGCCGGATAGCGTCATTGGAGACGCCCCCTTCCTGCGGCGTACCCGGCCCCGGAGAGATAACGATGCGCTCCGGCGCCAACTTTTCTATTTCGTCGATGGTGATTTCATTATTCCTGACCACTTTCACCTCTTCCCCCAACTCGGAGAAGTACTGGTAGAGGTTGTAGGTGAAGCTATCGTAATTATCAATAAGTAAAAGCATCAGTTCCCCTCCGCCTGGCTTATCGCCGCCAGCAGGGCCTGCATTTTGTTAAGGCACTCCTGGTATTCGTTGGCCGGCACGCTGTCCATCACGATGCCCGCCCCCGCCTGCACGTAAGCCGTCCCGTCCTTGATGACGATGGTGCGGATGGCGATGGCGGTATCTATATTGCCGCTGAAATCGAAATAGCCGACCGCCCCGGCGTAAGGGCCGCGTTTATCCGGCTCTAAATCGGCGATGATTTCCATGGCGCGTATCTTGGGTGCGCCGGAGACCGTGCCCGCCGGGAAGCAGGCGCGCAGCGCGTCGAACTGCGTCAGCCCTTGCCTGAGCTTGCCCTGCACGTGCGATACCAGGTGCATGACGTGGGAGTACCGCTCGATGTCCATGAATTGGGTAACCTGTACCGTGCCCGGCTCGCTGATTCTGCCCACGTCGTTGCGGGCTAGGTCCACCAGCATGACATGCTCGGCGCACTCCTTTTCGTCGGTCCTGAGCTCTTTTTCCAGCGCCTTGTCCTTTTCGCTGTCCCGGCCGCGCGGACGCGTGCCGGCGATAGGGTGATTGGAAACGGTGCCGTCCTCCACGCGCACCAGCAGCTCCGGTGACGCCCCCACGATGTGAACGTCGTTAAGGTGGAGGAAGTACATGTAGGGGGAGGGGTTTATCGAGCGTAAGGCGCGGTAAATGGCGAACGGGCTGGCTGACGTTTCCCGCCCCACCCGCACCGAGGGCACCCCCTGGATGATATCCCCGTCAAAGATGTGTTTTTGCATCTTGACGACCATGCCCTCATACTCCGCCGCGGTCACATTGGCGGTAGTCCCGGCATGGTTGGTATTGGCTTTTACCGGTGTCTCCGCCGGCAGCGGCTCTTTGAGACGGGCCACCAGCTCGTCTATTTTCGCCGTGGCTTCTTGGTAGCTTTGCTCGATATCGCCGTCCAGCCGCACGTGGGAGACAACTTTTATTTTATGGGCAAGGTGGTCGAAGATAAGCAGGGTGTGTACCAGCATCAGCTGGCTTTCCGGCAGACCCAGGGCGTCCTTTTCCGGCGCGGGCAGCCGCTCGAAGTACCGCGCTACCTCATAGCTCAAATACCCCACCATCCCCCCGTGAAAGCGCGGCAGCTCGGCTACGGGAATTGCCCGGTATTGCCGGAACTCTTTTTCCACCAGCAGCAGGGGGTCGATATTTTCCGGCTCGGGGTGAGATTGTTGAACCATAGCGCCGGTGGTGATAATTTTAGCCGGTTCCGTCCCTAAAAAGCTGTAGCGCGCCAGCCTTTCGCCCCCCTCCACGCTCTCCAGCAGGAAGGAATAGTCCCCCTGCGCTATCTTGAGGTAAGCGGATACCGGCGTCTCCAGGTCCGCATTGATTTCACGGTAAACCGGCACCAGGTTGCCCTGCGGTTTCAGTTTTTTTACTTCTTCAAGAGACGGATAGTACATTTTCTTCCCCTGGCCGTGCCCCGGGGCGGGGAAAATAAAAAACCCCCACCCTGAAAGGGGCGGGGGCTAATGCTTCCGCGGTGCCACCCTTTTTATCCCGCGGTATTCGAGTGATTTTTCCCTGATATACCGGAGGACATCTCTGCGGGTACAGCCCCGACTTTACCAGGACGATACCCCGGGATTCTTTAACGCTTCCCCTGCGGCACGGTCTACTCGCTTTTGGCTTTCGACTTGCGGCTCCCAGGTCCATTCAGCCCCGGCGCTGGCGTCGGGCTCGCACCTTCCCCGACTCTCTGTAGCCCCGCTTTAGAGCTTACTAATCCTGTTCACAGCCTTTAACTATTAAGATATTTCACAGGTTATCATGATACGGAAAATTTGTCAAGAGAAGAGGGGGGTGAAGTATTATTGTTTATTGACTTATTAAAACATATGACATAATATTTAGGGTAATTCATGTTTATCGAGGACGTTACTATAGTACACGAGCAACATGCCTTATAATGACTATATTTGCGCTATTAGCGGACGACATTTCCGCGATATTGTAGCATGGAGAAATTGCGAGTCAATCAATGACTGCAAACGATGTCCCTTTGTTCATAGGACGGTAGAGGAAGAAGAGAGGGAAAAGAGGTATAGAAGGATACTGGAAGCTCCCGTTGTTAAACGAAAAGAAAGTGGTTGCTTTAACGTTGCCTTCACAGTTGGAATAATTTTGCTATTCGGTGGCGTGATTA from Dehalococcoidales bacterium encodes:
- a CDS encoding aminodeoxychorismate/anthranilate synthase component II, with product MLLLIDNYDSFTYNLYQYFSELGEEVKVVRNNEITIDEIEKLAPERIVISPGPGTPQEGGVSNDAIRRFGERTPILGVCLGHQCIGYAYGGTVTHAGEIKHGKTSLIHHDSKGVFKGIKSPFPAVRYHSLAVLDKGLPDCLEVTARTDNRIIMGLRHKKFPVEGVQFHPESIMTKAGKDLLRNFLKMGRE
- the trpE gene encoding anthranilate synthase component I, which produces MYYPSLEEVKKLKPQGNLVPVYREINADLETPVSAYLKIAQGDYSFLLESVEGGERLARYSFLGTEPAKIITTGAMVQQSHPEPENIDPLLLVEKEFRQYRAIPVAELPRFHGGMVGYLSYEVARYFERLPAPEKDALGLPESQLMLVHTLLIFDHLAHKIKVVSHVRLDGDIEQSYQEATAKIDELVARLKEPLPAETPVKANTNHAGTTANVTAAEYEGMVVKMQKHIFDGDIIQGVPSVRVGRETSASPFAIYRALRSINPSPYMYFLHLNDVHIVGASPELLVRVEDGTVSNHPIAGTRPRGRDSEKDKALEKELRTDEKECAEHVMLVDLARNDVGRISEPGTVQVTQFMDIERYSHVMHLVSHVQGKLRQGLTQFDALRACFPAGTVSGAPKIRAMEIIADLEPDKRGPYAGAVGYFDFSGNIDTAIAIRTIVIKDGTAYVQAGAGIVMDSVPANEYQECLNKMQALLAAISQAEGN